A stretch of Amycolatopsis balhimycina FH 1894 DNA encodes these proteins:
- a CDS encoding purine-cytosine permease family protein — translation MTEILSSAEEAEEGAQPKRQYAPLAANENREDYSLRFAAHSFRKWSPFVVATTALGGIAYLADFAIGASIVLSYGFTSGVLAILAAAVVIFVTGVPIAAACAKSGVDMDLLTRGAGFGYFGSTLTSLVYASFTVIFFSLEGSIMGQAFELALGIPLPIGYLLATLIVLPFALYGMGAVAKMQTWTQPLWLAGLVLPFVVVLVREPGKFAEFAHFGGTEGTGSGFSAIGFGLGMGVALSLIGQIGEQADYLRFMPEKTAENKRSWWAAVLAAGPGWVILGAAKQIGGALLAFLALGVVGKTHALEPIAPYLEAVKPALGPVALTFAALFVVVSQIKINTTNAYSGSLSFANFFSRVLHKHPGRVWYVLVNCGIALALMEFGAFGFLNKILGFYSNVAIAWIGAVCAHLVIVKPLGLSPSYIEFKRAYLHKINPVGFGSMMVASAVSIAAYFGAFGPFLAAFSPLLALVIAIVLVPTLAVVTRGKYYLARPNTVAGPDVDVDLQATYTCSVCGDPYELPDVADCAKQDGPICSLCCTLDNTCHDMCQTTGPVALGLPAVRTT, via the coding sequence ATGACCGAGATCCTGTCCAGCGCCGAAGAAGCCGAAGAAGGCGCCCAGCCGAAACGCCAGTACGCCCCGCTCGCGGCGAACGAGAACCGCGAGGACTACTCCCTGCGCTTCGCCGCCCACTCGTTCCGGAAATGGTCCCCGTTCGTGGTCGCGACGACGGCGCTGGGCGGCATCGCCTACCTCGCCGACTTCGCGATCGGCGCCAGCATCGTCCTCTCCTACGGCTTCACCTCGGGAGTGCTGGCGATCCTCGCCGCGGCCGTCGTCATCTTCGTGACCGGCGTGCCCATCGCGGCCGCCTGCGCGAAGTCCGGAGTGGACATGGACCTGCTGACCCGTGGAGCCGGCTTCGGCTACTTCGGGTCGACGCTGACGTCGCTCGTGTACGCGAGCTTCACCGTCATCTTCTTCTCGCTCGAAGGCTCGATCATGGGCCAGGCGTTCGAGCTCGCCCTCGGCATCCCGCTGCCGATCGGCTACCTGCTGGCGACGCTGATCGTGCTGCCCTTCGCGCTCTACGGCATGGGCGCGGTCGCGAAGATGCAGACCTGGACGCAGCCGCTGTGGCTCGCCGGCCTGGTGCTGCCGTTCGTCGTCGTGCTGGTCCGCGAGCCCGGCAAGTTCGCCGAGTTCGCGCACTTCGGCGGCACCGAGGGCACCGGCTCCGGGTTCTCCGCGATCGGGTTCGGCCTCGGCATGGGTGTCGCGCTGTCGCTGATCGGGCAGATCGGCGAGCAGGCCGACTACCTGCGGTTCATGCCCGAAAAAACCGCGGAGAACAAGCGGTCGTGGTGGGCCGCGGTGCTCGCCGCCGGACCCGGCTGGGTGATCCTCGGGGCCGCGAAGCAGATCGGCGGCGCGCTGCTGGCGTTCCTCGCGCTCGGCGTCGTCGGGAAGACGCACGCGCTCGAGCCGATCGCGCCGTACCTCGAAGCGGTGAAACCCGCCCTCGGGCCGGTGGCGCTGACGTTCGCCGCGCTGTTCGTCGTCGTCTCGCAGATCAAGATCAACACGACGAACGCCTACTCCGGCTCGCTGTCGTTCGCGAACTTCTTCTCCCGCGTGCTGCACAAGCACCCCGGCCGGGTCTGGTACGTGCTGGTCAACTGCGGGATCGCGCTCGCGCTGATGGAGTTCGGCGCGTTCGGCTTCCTGAACAAGATCCTCGGCTTCTACTCGAACGTCGCGATCGCGTGGATCGGCGCCGTCTGCGCCCACCTGGTGATCGTCAAGCCGCTGGGGCTCTCGCCGAGCTACATCGAGTTCAAGCGGGCCTACCTGCACAAGATCAACCCGGTCGGGTTCGGCTCGATGATGGTCGCGTCGGCGGTGTCGATCGCGGCCTACTTCGGCGCGTTCGGGCCGTTCCTGGCCGCGTTCAGCCCACTGCTCGCGCTGGTCATCGCCATCGTGCTGGTCCCGACACTCGCCGTCGTGACACGAGGGAAGTACTACCTGGCGCGGCCGAACACCGTCGCCGGTCCGGACGTCGACGTCGACCTGCAGGCGACGTACACCTGCTCGGTTTGCGGTGATCCGTACGAGCTGCCGGACGTCGCGGACTGCGCGAAGCAGGACGGCCCGATCTGCTCGCTGTGCTGCACGCTCGACAACACCTGCCACGACATGTGCCAGACGACCGGCCCGGTCGCGCTCGGCCTGCCGGCCGTCCGCACCACCTGA
- the ureG gene encoding urease accessory protein UreG, with the protein MPAEGHGHGHFHEVNFDPTAADPDHYDAAPTTGRAYRIGIGGPVGSGKTALTAALCRALGDEIQLAVVTNDIYTTEDADFLRRAGVLDPARIEAVQTGACPHTAIRDDITANLDAVERLEEKFPGLDLVIIESGGDNLTAVFSRGLADSQIFVVDVAGGDKVPRKGGPGVTTADLLVINKIDIAHLVGADMTVMTSDAHRMRGPLPVITQSLVDTPDAPAVADWVRSLL; encoded by the coding sequence TTGCCAGCTGAAGGCCACGGCCACGGTCACTTCCACGAGGTCAACTTCGACCCGACGGCCGCCGACCCGGACCACTACGACGCGGCGCCCACCACGGGCCGGGCGTACCGGATCGGCATCGGCGGCCCGGTCGGCTCCGGCAAGACGGCGCTGACCGCGGCGCTGTGCCGCGCTTTGGGCGACGAGATCCAGCTCGCCGTCGTCACGAACGACATCTACACGACCGAGGACGCGGACTTCCTGCGCCGGGCCGGCGTCCTCGACCCGGCCCGGATCGAGGCGGTGCAGACGGGCGCGTGCCCGCACACCGCGATCCGCGACGACATCACCGCGAACCTCGACGCCGTCGAGCGGCTGGAGGAGAAGTTCCCCGGCCTGGACCTGGTGATCATCGAAAGCGGCGGCGACAACCTGACCGCGGTGTTCAGCCGCGGCCTGGCCGACAGCCAGATCTTCGTCGTCGACGTCGCGGGTGGCGACAAGGTGCCGCGCAAGGGTGGCCCCGGCGTCACGACGGCGGATCTGCTGGTGATCAACAAGATCGACATCGCGCACCTGGTCGGCGCGGACATGACCGTGATGACGTCGGACGCGCACCGGATGCGCGGCCCGCTGCCGGTCATCACACAGTCCCTTGTGGACACTCCGGACGCGCCGGCGGTCGCGGACTGGGTGCGTTCGCTGCTGTGA
- a CDS encoding urease accessory protein UreF — MDLSALILADSRFPGGGHVHSGGLEEVVSRKLVTAVRDLPGFLSGRLRTAGFLAAVFAAASAHAAARSVPGGHWSLLDAELDARTPSLAQREASRAQGRGTARAGRIAWPSPVLTALVAETPRPHHPVVLGALVGVAGGSPHDAAMAVAYLSVSGPASAAVRLLGLDPFAVNAVVARLDLHAVCAEAAAVAGDDPASLPSPGSPALDLFAEAHARHHQEEVRLFAS; from the coding sequence ATGGACCTTTCGGCACTGATCCTCGCGGACTCCCGCTTCCCCGGCGGTGGGCACGTCCACAGTGGCGGGTTGGAAGAGGTCGTCTCGCGCAAGCTGGTGACGGCCGTGCGCGATCTCCCGGGATTCCTTTCCGGACGGTTGCGGACGGCGGGTTTCCTGGCGGCGGTTTTCGCCGCCGCTTCCGCCCATGCGGCCGCGCGTTCTGTCCCGGGTGGACACTGGTCACTGCTGGATGCCGAGCTGGACGCGCGGACGCCGTCGCTCGCGCAGCGGGAAGCGTCGCGGGCGCAGGGCCGGGGAACCGCGCGCGCGGGACGGATCGCCTGGCCGTCGCCGGTGCTCACCGCGTTGGTGGCGGAAACTCCGCGGCCGCACCACCCCGTCGTGCTGGGCGCTTTGGTCGGCGTCGCGGGCGGCTCGCCGCACGACGCGGCAATGGCGGTCGCCTATCTGTCCGTGAGCGGCCCGGCGAGTGCGGCCGTGCGGCTGCTGGGGCTGGACCCCTTCGCCGTCAACGCCGTCGTGGCGCGGCTCGACCTGCACGCGGTTTGCGCGGAGGCGGCGGCCGTGGCCGGGGACGACCCGGCGTCGCTGCCGTCGCCCGGGTCGCCCGCGTTGGATCTGTTCGCCGAGGCGCACGCCCGGCATCACCAGGAAGAGGTGCGTCTCTTTGCCAGCTGA
- a CDS encoding TetR/AcrR family transcriptional regulator has product MARTYGGVAPEQRRADRRERLLTAGLELFTSAGFRHTKITEVCARAGVSTRNFYEEFSGKEDMLRTLHDRINSLALDHVTAALDEVAEADAMTRIATLLDVFIDTVTVDPRLPRLNYVEAVGVSADLEQQHQIWVDRWATFIETEARRAARHGAAPDRDYRLTAIALVGAATGLLREWQAHEPPLPVEDVGAELRALMLAAIMRPGKILEISGNPGAPSGVEQSSREGELGGSRLT; this is encoded by the coding sequence GTGGCTCGCACGTACGGCGGCGTCGCACCCGAGCAACGTCGCGCGGACCGCCGGGAGCGGCTGCTCACGGCCGGGCTCGAGCTGTTCACCTCGGCCGGCTTCCGGCACACCAAGATCACCGAGGTGTGCGCCCGCGCCGGGGTGTCGACGCGGAACTTCTACGAGGAGTTCTCCGGTAAGGAGGACATGCTGCGCACCCTCCACGACCGGATCAACAGCCTCGCGCTCGACCACGTCACCGCCGCGCTCGACGAAGTCGCGGAAGCCGACGCCATGACCCGGATCGCCACGCTGCTCGACGTCTTCATCGACACGGTCACCGTGGATCCCCGGCTGCCGAGGCTCAACTACGTCGAGGCGGTCGGCGTCAGCGCGGATCTGGAGCAGCAGCACCAGATCTGGGTCGACCGGTGGGCGACGTTCATCGAGACGGAGGCCCGGCGCGCGGCCCGGCACGGCGCCGCGCCCGACCGCGACTACCGGCTGACCGCGATCGCCCTGGTCGGCGCGGCCACCGGGCTGCTGCGCGAGTGGCAGGCGCACGAACCGCCGCTGCCGGTCGAGGACGTCGGCGCGGAGCTGAGGGCGCTGATGCTGGCGGCCATCATGCGGCCCGGAAAAATCTTGGAAATCTCCGGCAACCCCGGGGCACCCTCCGGCGTGGAACAGTCGAGCCGGGAGGGGGAGTTGGGGGGAAGCCGGCTCACGTGA
- a CDS encoding MFS transporter has protein sequence MPPRSGVRKLLGRIIVDTRPLKIPAFRRLWLSTVVTAVGTQLTAVAVPKQVFDLTGSSAYVGLTGLVALVPLLIFGLWGGAVADAVDRRKLLFVTNVGVAITSALLWLQAFAHFGSVWLVLGLLAVNQAFFAINMPTRGAVVARLVPAELLPSANALSTTMATFGAVFGPLLGGALIPVLGLSTLYLIDVVALTITLFAVWRLPSIPPLNGPSRRAGVRDVVDGFKYLAGQKILLASFVADIIAMVFGMPRALIPEMAERTFGDPPGGGPALGWLYAALPAGAMLIGLFSGWLTRIHRQGVAVVVAVCAWGAAVAAFGLAHSLWLAVVFMALAGAADMISAVYRMAILQVATTDEMRGRLQGVFTVVVAGGPRIADLTHGWGAAAFGTAAAASVGGLLVIVLVCAAMFLLPAFWRYRAPTT, from the coding sequence TTGCCGCCCCGCTCGGGCGTTCGCAAACTCCTCGGCCGCATCATCGTCGACACCCGGCCACTCAAGATCCCCGCCTTCCGGCGGCTCTGGCTGTCCACTGTGGTCACCGCCGTCGGTACCCAGCTGACCGCCGTCGCCGTTCCCAAGCAGGTCTTCGACCTCACCGGGTCCTCTGCCTACGTCGGCCTCACCGGGCTCGTCGCGCTCGTCCCGCTGCTGATCTTCGGGCTCTGGGGTGGCGCTGTCGCCGATGCCGTCGATCGGCGGAAGCTGCTCTTCGTCACCAACGTCGGTGTCGCGATCACCTCCGCCCTGCTGTGGCTGCAGGCCTTCGCGCACTTCGGCTCGGTGTGGCTCGTTCTCGGCCTGCTCGCCGTCAACCAGGCGTTCTTCGCGATCAACATGCCCACCCGCGGCGCCGTCGTCGCGCGGCTCGTGCCCGCCGAACTGCTGCCGTCCGCGAACGCCCTCAGCACCACCATGGCCACCTTCGGTGCCGTCTTCGGGCCGCTGCTCGGCGGCGCTTTGATCCCCGTCCTCGGCCTCTCCACCCTCTACCTCATCGACGTCGTCGCCCTTACGATCACGCTCTTCGCGGTCTGGCGGCTGCCGTCGATCCCGCCGCTGAACGGCCCGTCGCGCCGCGCCGGTGTCCGCGACGTCGTCGACGGCTTCAAGTACCTCGCCGGGCAGAAGATCCTGCTCGCCTCCTTCGTCGCCGACATCATCGCCATGGTCTTCGGGATGCCGCGCGCGCTGATCCCCGAGATGGCCGAGCGGACCTTCGGCGACCCGCCCGGCGGCGGTCCCGCGCTCGGCTGGCTCTACGCCGCCCTGCCCGCCGGGGCGATGCTGATCGGGCTCTTCTCCGGCTGGCTGACGCGCATTCACCGCCAGGGTGTCGCCGTCGTCGTGGCGGTCTGCGCGTGGGGCGCCGCGGTGGCCGCGTTCGGGCTGGCGCACTCGCTGTGGCTCGCCGTCGTCTTCATGGCGCTGGCCGGTGCCGCGGACATGATCAGCGCCGTCTACCGGATGGCGATCCTGCAGGTCGCGACCACCGACGAGATGCGCGGCCGGCTCCAAGGCGTGTTCACGGTGGTCGTCGCCGGCGGTCCCCGGATCGCCGACCTCACCCACGGCTGGGGCGCCGCCGCGTTCGGCACGGCCGCCGCCGCGAGCGTCGGGGGTCTGCTCGTGATCGTGCTGGTCTGCGCGGCGATGTTCCTGCTCCCGGCGTTCTGGCGGTACCGGGCCCCGACGACGTAG
- a CDS encoding urease accessory protein UreD gives MKAHARLTACFDGTRTVLRELRSMAPLTLFPRRRFGPEAVVHLVNSATSPLGGDDLLLTVRVGPGASLRISGVAATLALPGLHGEGSLSTVDVVVEEGGSLEYLPEPTVITARARHTAVFRGALASDAYLHTREVLVLGRAGESPGMMSSTQQVTRGSVPVLRQTLSIGSALDASLAGLAGRRVLATDLVVGGPELPAASGEWWSRSPLAGGGTLTTSLAPDAVTALAPL, from the coding sequence GTGAAGGCCCATGCTCGGCTGACCGCGTGTTTCGACGGCACGCGCACGGTGTTGCGGGAGCTGCGGTCGATGGCGCCGCTGACGTTGTTCCCGCGCCGGCGCTTCGGTCCGGAGGCGGTGGTGCACCTGGTCAACTCGGCGACGTCCCCGCTGGGTGGCGACGACCTGTTGCTCACGGTGCGGGTCGGCCCGGGGGCGTCGCTGCGGATTTCCGGCGTCGCGGCGACCCTGGCGCTGCCCGGCCTCCACGGCGAAGGTTCGTTGTCCACAGTGGACGTCGTGGTGGAGGAGGGCGGCTCGCTGGAATACCTGCCGGAGCCGACCGTGATCACCGCGCGGGCGCGGCACACCGCCGTGTTCCGGGGCGCGCTGGCGTCCGACGCGTACCTGCACACGCGGGAGGTGCTGGTGCTGGGGCGGGCCGGGGAGAGCCCCGGGATGATGTCGTCCACCCAGCAGGTCACGCGGGGTTCGGTGCCGGTGCTGCGGCAGACGCTGTCGATCGGCTCCGCGCTGGACGCGAGCCTGGCGGGGCTGGCGGGCCGCCGGGTGCTGGCGACGGACCTGGTGGTCGGCGGCCCGGAACTCCCGGCGGCCTCGGGCGAGTGGTGGTCCCGCAGCCCCCTCGCCGGCGGCGGCACGCTGACAACCTCGCTGGCCCCGGACGCGGTCACCGCCCTGGCGCCGCTCTGA
- a CDS encoding DUF3558 family protein, translating into MRTLVVAFVAFAALTACSSGEKPAPSSSAAPKPAPSSKAAAASLDPCVMLPAEAVSKAISVPGLKAVPGPAEDSTANGGKARSCEYQLNGKAAGALAVTRYEGRQGKPAEMVASIKKAKAGAQDVAGFPDGAVYYVDAQKTATLASAELVSGTPVLINYTGPAKMTVEQMTPLVKQALAAR; encoded by the coding sequence ATGCGTACCTTGGTCGTCGCTTTTGTCGCTTTCGCCGCCTTGACTGCCTGCTCTTCGGGGGAAAAGCCGGCGCCATCGTCGTCCGCCGCCCCGAAGCCCGCACCCAGCTCGAAGGCCGCCGCGGCTTCGCTGGACCCGTGCGTGATGCTGCCCGCCGAGGCCGTGTCGAAGGCGATTTCGGTGCCGGGCCTCAAGGCGGTGCCGGGGCCGGCCGAGGACAGCACGGCCAACGGCGGCAAGGCGCGCAGCTGCGAGTACCAGCTGAACGGCAAGGCCGCCGGCGCCCTCGCGGTGACCCGCTACGAGGGCCGCCAGGGCAAGCCCGCCGAGATGGTCGCGTCGATCAAGAAGGCGAAGGCGGGCGCGCAGGACGTCGCCGGCTTCCCGGACGGCGCCGTCTACTACGTCGACGCGCAGAAGACGGCCACGCTCGCCTCGGCCGAGCTGGTGTCGGGCACGCCGGTCCTGATCAACTACACCGGCCCGGCGAAGATGACGGTGGAACAGATGACCCCGCTGGTCAAGCAGGCGCTCGCGGCGCGCTGA
- a CDS encoding MBL fold metallo-hydrolase has translation MKVHHLNCGTMRPAGGKLLDGEPGLLRRAELVAHCLLIETGDSLVLVDTGFGTQGVARPGEWLGRAFQALVGAKPQAAETAVAQIRALGLDPADVRHVVATHLDVDHAGGLADFPNAVVHVRTEEHRAATAPANAAEKNRYRAAQFAHRPLWSTYDETGEPWFGFEAVRSLKGLPEEILLVPLTGHTRGHTGVAVDTGDGWLLHAGDAYFFHGQLDPVAPHCPPGMTAFQNLVQTVRRARLANLARLHELARDHQDDVTVFSAHSPVELAALRRRSPGTE, from the coding sequence ATGAAGGTGCACCACCTGAACTGCGGCACGATGCGGCCGGCCGGCGGCAAGCTGCTCGACGGCGAGCCCGGCCTGCTGCGGCGGGCGGAGCTGGTCGCCCACTGCCTGCTGATCGAAACCGGCGACAGCCTGGTGCTGGTCGACACCGGGTTCGGCACGCAGGGCGTGGCCCGGCCCGGCGAGTGGCTCGGCCGCGCGTTCCAGGCGCTGGTCGGCGCGAAGCCCCAGGCCGCCGAGACCGCCGTCGCGCAGATCCGCGCGCTCGGCCTCGACCCGGCCGACGTCCGGCACGTCGTGGCGACGCACCTCGACGTCGACCACGCGGGCGGCCTGGCCGACTTCCCGAACGCCGTCGTGCACGTCCGGACCGAGGAGCACCGGGCCGCGACGGCACCGGCGAACGCGGCCGAGAAGAACCGCTACCGGGCAGCGCAGTTCGCGCACCGCCCGCTGTGGAGCACCTACGACGAGACGGGCGAGCCGTGGTTCGGCTTCGAGGCGGTCCGCTCGCTCAAGGGCCTGCCGGAGGAGATCCTGCTGGTCCCGCTCACCGGCCACACGCGCGGCCACACCGGCGTCGCGGTCGACACCGGCGACGGCTGGCTCCTGCACGCCGGTGACGCCTACTTCTTCCACGGCCAGCTGGACCCGGTCGCCCCGCACTGCCCGCCAGGCATGACGGCGTTCCAGAACCTCGTCCAGACGGTGCGCCGGGCGAGGCTGGCGAACCTGGCCCGGTTGCACGAGCTGGCGCGGGACCACCAGGACGACGTCACGGTGTTTTCGGCGCACAGCCCGGTGGAACTGGCCGCACTTCGCCGCCGATCTCCCGGAACCGAATGA
- a CDS encoding MBL fold metallo-hydrolase produces MRVHHLNCGTLRPLGGRLIDGRPGLFRRATMVCHCLLLETDTGLVLVETGMGTPAAVDRDAWLGAGFVRQSNPIADPSQTAIAQIRALGFDPADVRDIVLTHLDLDHAGGLIDFPWARVHVYAEELRAFTEPRDDAERGRYRRIQFAHGPQWTSYADTGEPWFGFGAVRQLDGLPPEILLVPLSGHTRGHAGVAVDTGSGWLLNAGDSYFFHGQADPDAPRCPPGLKWFEGRMETVKGARLDNHRRLRQLVQEHGDEVTVFAAHDETEFLRLSTRSSV; encoded by the coding sequence ATGCGTGTCCACCACCTGAACTGCGGCACCCTGCGACCACTCGGCGGCAGGCTGATCGACGGCAGGCCCGGGCTGTTCCGGCGCGCCACCATGGTCTGCCACTGCCTGCTGCTCGAGACCGACACGGGTCTCGTGCTCGTCGAAACCGGCATGGGCACGCCGGCCGCGGTCGACCGCGACGCCTGGCTCGGCGCCGGCTTCGTCCGCCAGTCCAACCCGATCGCCGATCCCAGCCAGACGGCGATCGCGCAGATCCGCGCGCTCGGCTTCGACCCGGCGGACGTCCGCGACATCGTGCTGACCCACCTCGACCTCGACCACGCCGGCGGGCTGATCGATTTCCCGTGGGCCCGGGTGCACGTCTACGCCGAAGAGCTGCGCGCGTTCACCGAGCCGCGGGACGACGCCGAACGCGGCCGCTACCGCCGGATCCAGTTCGCCCACGGTCCACAGTGGACGTCCTATGCGGACACCGGCGAGCCGTGGTTCGGCTTCGGCGCCGTCCGGCAGCTCGACGGCCTGCCGCCGGAGATCCTGCTGGTCCCGCTCTCCGGGCACACGCGCGGGCACGCCGGGGTCGCCGTCGACACCGGCAGCGGGTGGCTGCTCAACGCCGGTGACTCCTACTTCTTCCACGGGCAGGCCGACCCGGACGCGCCGCGGTGCCCGCCGGGCCTCAAGTGGTTCGAGGGGCGCATGGAGACGGTGAAGGGTGCCCGGCTGGACAACCACCGCCGGCTGCGCCAGCTTGTTCAGGAGCACGGCGACGAGGTCACCGTCTTCGCCGCGCACGACGAGACCGAATTCCTCCGGCTGAGCACCAGGAGCAGCGTATGA
- the pdxH gene encoding pyridoxamine 5'-phosphate oxidase, with protein MMPEIKDQVEDAVVRLPGMRVAYDGAAFDESALAATWTDQLQGWLNQAVAAGIAEPNAMVLATADAEGRPSSRTVLCKGLDDRGVVFYTNYTSAKSHDLTATRYASVTFPWYALHRQVHVRGEVEKVGVKQTAEYWAQRPRGSQLGAWASPQSRVVDGRRALDNALHGIERRFADVEQIPAPPHWGGWRVRPDLVEFWQGREDRMHDRLRYVRTDDGWHVERVAP; from the coding sequence ATGATGCCGGAGATCAAGGACCAGGTGGAAGACGCCGTCGTGCGCCTGCCCGGGATGCGCGTCGCCTACGACGGCGCGGCGTTCGACGAATCCGCGTTGGCGGCCACCTGGACCGATCAGCTGCAGGGCTGGCTGAACCAGGCGGTCGCCGCGGGAATCGCCGAGCCGAACGCGATGGTGCTGGCGACGGCGGACGCCGAAGGCCGCCCGTCGTCCCGCACGGTGCTGTGCAAGGGCCTCGACGACCGAGGGGTGGTGTTCTACACGAACTACACGTCGGCGAAGAGCCACGACCTGACGGCGACCAGGTACGCGTCGGTGACGTTCCCCTGGTACGCGCTCCACCGCCAGGTCCACGTCCGCGGCGAGGTCGAGAAGGTCGGCGTCAAGCAGACGGCGGAGTACTGGGCCCAGCGGCCCCGGGGTTCGCAGCTCGGGGCGTGGGCTTCGCCGCAGTCGCGGGTGGTCGACGGCCGGCGGGCGTTGGACAACGCGCTGCACGGAATCGAGCGCCGGTTCGCGGACGTGGAGCAGATCCCGGCCCCGCCCCACTGGGGCGGCTGGCGGGTCCGGCCGGACCTGGTGGAGTTCTGGCAGGGGCGGGAAGACCGGATGCACGACCGGCTCCGGTACGTCCGGACCGATGACGGCTGGCACGTCGAGCGGGTCGCGCCCTGA
- a CDS encoding lipase family protein → MLRRLLVAVALLFVTAAPAAHADPGVLLEAQPTTVFVGPFPAPVKAWHLVYRSTSATGAPNAVSGTLLVPPTPWLRGGPRPLITYAVGTHGLGDQCAPSNLLAHGIENESALLAQALSQGWAVVVTDYEGLGTPGTHTYAVGQSEGRAVLDAARAAARVPGAGLSPSGPVGVFGYSQGGQAAAWAAELQGTYAPSLNVVGVAAGGVPADLNAVFAANDGGPAFGLVLGAATGFAAAYPDVPFASILNDRGRAAVVQVSQACTIELGAAAPFAHLRDFVTVPDPIHEPHWQARLAENYLGTVKPKAPVYLYHGTLDELIPFSVGTALRDRWQARGAAVTWQEFPLLEHIGGVSIGGPAAMTWLATKF, encoded by the coding sequence ATGCTTCGTCGGTTACTGGTCGCTGTCGCCCTTCTTTTTGTGACGGCCGCCCCCGCGGCACACGCGGATCCGGGCGTCCTCCTGGAGGCGCAGCCGACGACGGTGTTCGTCGGCCCGTTCCCCGCCCCGGTCAAGGCTTGGCACCTCGTCTACCGCTCGACGTCGGCGACCGGCGCGCCGAACGCCGTCTCCGGGACGCTGCTCGTGCCGCCGACGCCGTGGCTGCGCGGCGGCCCGCGTCCGCTGATCACGTATGCGGTGGGCACGCACGGCCTCGGTGACCAGTGCGCGCCGTCGAACCTCCTCGCCCACGGCATCGAGAACGAGAGCGCACTGCTGGCGCAGGCGTTGTCGCAGGGCTGGGCCGTCGTGGTCACCGACTACGAAGGCCTCGGCACGCCGGGAACGCACACCTACGCGGTCGGGCAGTCCGAAGGCCGGGCGGTGCTCGACGCGGCCCGCGCCGCGGCGCGGGTACCGGGGGCCGGGCTGTCCCCGTCGGGTCCGGTCGGGGTGTTCGGGTACTCGCAGGGCGGCCAGGCAGCGGCCTGGGCAGCCGAGCTGCAAGGCACGTACGCACCTTCGCTGAACGTCGTCGGCGTCGCGGCCGGCGGGGTCCCGGCGGACCTGAACGCGGTGTTCGCGGCCAACGACGGCGGCCCGGCGTTCGGCCTGGTCCTCGGCGCGGCAACCGGTTTCGCGGCCGCGTACCCCGACGTGCCGTTCGCGTCGATCCTGAACGACCGCGGCCGCGCGGCGGTGGTCCAGGTGTCGCAGGCGTGCACGATCGAGCTGGGCGCGGCGGCGCCGTTCGCGCACCTGCGGGACTTCGTGACGGTGCCGGACCCGATCCACGAGCCGCACTGGCAGGCCCGGCTGGCGGAGAACTACCTGGGCACGGTGAAGCCGAAGGCACCGGTCTACCTGTACCACGGAACCCTCGACGAGCTGATTCCCTTCAGCGTCGGCACGGCGTTGCGGGACCGCTGGCAGGCACGGGGCGCGGCGGTCACCTGGCAGGAGTTCCCGCTGCTGGAACACATCGGCGGAGTGTCGATCGGCGGCCCGGCCGCGATGACCTGGCTGGCCACGAAGTTCTGA
- a CDS encoding TetR/AcrR family transcriptional regulator: MVRRTDTRQRMLDTAADLFQTQGYHATGLTQLTTAGGAPKGSLYFHFPGGKEQLAAEAVRLSSERTGTMLEAILRDAPDAATGIDRAVGALAKFLTESDFQRGCPLATVALDAAAASEPIRVACADGYASWHGVLVEYLARQGLTAERAEELATIVLASIEGGLLLARTRRDLAPLRAVAAHLHTTLDREFS, translated from the coding sequence ATGGTTCGCCGCACCGACACGCGGCAGCGGATGCTCGACACCGCCGCCGACCTGTTCCAGACGCAGGGTTACCACGCCACCGGCCTCACCCAGCTGACGACGGCCGGGGGCGCGCCGAAGGGGTCGCTCTACTTCCATTTTCCCGGCGGCAAGGAGCAGCTCGCCGCCGAAGCCGTGCGGCTCTCGAGCGAGCGCACCGGCACCATGCTCGAAGCGATCCTTCGTGACGCCCCGGACGCCGCCACCGGGATCGACCGCGCCGTCGGCGCGCTCGCGAAGTTCCTGACGGAGTCCGACTTCCAGCGCGGCTGTCCACTCGCGACAGTGGCGCTCGACGCCGCCGCGGCGAGCGAACCGATCCGCGTGGCCTGCGCGGACGGATACGCCTCTTGGCACGGTGTCCTCGTCGAATACCTGGCCCGGCAAGGACTTACCGCCGAACGCGCCGAAGAGCTGGCCACCATCGTGCTGGCCTCGATCGAAGGCGGGCTGCTGCTGGCCCGCACCCGCCGCGACCTCGCTCCGCTGCGCGCCGTCGCCGCCCACCTGCACACCACCCTCGACCGGGAGTTCTCCTGA